A single genomic interval of Arthrobacter globiformis harbors:
- a CDS encoding 6-phosphofructokinase translates to MKIGILTSGGDCPGLNAVIRGAVLKGIAIHGHEFVGFLDGWRGVVEGDIIPIPRTLVRGIAKQGGTILGTSRTNPFENGGGPDVIKAHMDRLGIDAIIAIGGEGTLAAAKRLTDAGLKIVGVPKTVDNDLDATDYTFGFDTAVQIATEAIDRLRTTGESHHRCMIAEVMGRHVGWIALHAGMASGAHAILIPEQKTSIEQITKWVTEAHDRGRAPLVVVAEGFVPSHMESPHSERGLDTFGRPRLGGIADQLAPEIEARTGIETRATILGHIQRGGVPSAFDRVLATRLGMAAVDSVVEGRWGTMVSLSGTDIDHVAFEAALGKLKTVPQHRYDEAAVLFG, encoded by the coding sequence ATGAAAATCGGAATCCTCACCAGCGGCGGCGACTGCCCCGGACTTAACGCGGTTATCCGCGGCGCCGTCCTCAAAGGCATTGCCATCCACGGCCACGAATTCGTGGGGTTCCTCGACGGCTGGCGCGGAGTGGTTGAGGGTGACATCATCCCCATTCCCCGTACTCTTGTCCGCGGTATTGCCAAGCAGGGCGGCACCATACTGGGCACGTCCCGGACCAACCCGTTCGAGAACGGCGGCGGACCGGACGTCATCAAAGCCCACATGGACCGCCTGGGCATCGACGCCATCATCGCCATCGGCGGCGAAGGAACCCTCGCGGCCGCCAAGCGCCTCACCGACGCCGGCCTGAAGATCGTCGGCGTTCCCAAGACCGTTGACAATGACCTCGACGCCACGGACTACACCTTCGGCTTCGACACCGCCGTGCAGATTGCCACCGAGGCAATCGACCGGCTGCGGACCACCGGCGAATCCCACCACCGCTGCATGATCGCCGAGGTCATGGGCCGCCACGTCGGCTGGATCGCCCTGCACGCAGGCATGGCCTCGGGTGCTCACGCCATCCTTATTCCGGAGCAGAAGACCAGCATCGAGCAGATCACCAAATGGGTGACCGAGGCCCATGACCGTGGCCGTGCGCCGCTGGTGGTCGTGGCCGAGGGATTCGTCCCGTCGCACATGGAATCACCGCACTCCGAACGCGGGCTGGACACCTTCGGCCGGCCGCGGCTGGGCGGGATCGCCGACCAGTTGGCCCCGGAAATCGAAGCCAGGACCGGCATCGAGACCCGCGCCACCATCCTGGGGCACATCCAGCGCGGCGGTGTCCCGTCCGCTTTCGACCGCGTCCTGGCCACCCGGCTGGGAATGGCCGCCGTCGACTCCGTGGTCGAAGGCCGCTGGGGCACCATGGTGTCGCTGAGCGGCACCGACATTGACCACGTGGCCTTCGAAGCCGCGCTTGGCAAACTCAAGACGGTCCCGCAGCACCGCTACGACGAGGCCGCGGTCCTCTTCGGCTAA
- a CDS encoding GNAT family N-acetyltransferase, giving the protein MSLDPGSAAIIQLAWARRLGLDDGAFARALETNERITRVDDSAHSVEFVRLFGSSALVGPQWALDAAAGISDEEMAQHVTLLTITRRHGGHGQGSAALFFADDLPLLQPAEELTVSHGNPEAIELEGLCPPDDVNEVGLSDLENRYTIIHDDEGQRAPVACGAYSEWEGILANMGVLVAPEWRRRGMGSLAASVAAHEALVSGLTLQWRTDVSNKGSLATARSLGFSTGGIQTSVRLG; this is encoded by the coding sequence ATGAGTCTTGACCCCGGATCCGCCGCCATCATCCAGCTGGCCTGGGCGCGCCGCCTGGGGCTCGACGACGGCGCTTTCGCCCGTGCGCTGGAAACCAACGAGCGGATCACCAGGGTCGACGACTCCGCACACTCGGTCGAGTTCGTGCGACTGTTCGGCAGCTCGGCCCTGGTGGGTCCGCAGTGGGCGCTGGACGCCGCGGCCGGCATTTCGGACGAAGAGATGGCCCAGCACGTTACCCTGCTGACCATCACCCGCCGGCACGGCGGACACGGCCAGGGCTCCGCCGCGCTCTTCTTCGCCGACGACCTGCCGCTGCTGCAGCCGGCAGAGGAGCTGACGGTGTCGCACGGCAACCCCGAGGCTATCGAGCTTGAAGGCCTGTGCCCGCCGGATGACGTGAACGAGGTGGGCCTGTCCGACCTCGAGAACCGGTACACCATCATTCACGACGACGAGGGGCAGCGCGCGCCGGTGGCCTGCGGTGCCTACTCCGAATGGGAAGGCATTCTGGCCAACATGGGGGTTCTCGTGGCCCCCGAGTGGCGCCGCCGCGGAATGGGATCACTCGCGGCCTCGGTGGCCGCCCACGAGGCGCTGGTCTCCGGGCTGACGCTGCAGTGGCGCACCGACGTCAGCAACAAGGGCTCGCTGGCCACGGCACGCAGCCTGGGCTTTTCCACGGGCGGCATCCAAACCAGTGTGCGACTCGGCTAG
- a CDS encoding DHA2 family efflux MFS transporter permease subunit: MENVSRPWPALWSLVIGFFMILIDTTIVSVANPRIMEGLDTDINAVIWVTSAYLLAYAVPLLITGRLGDRFGPKRLYLAGLVVFTLASLWCGLSGTVGMLIAARVLQGLGAALMAPQTMAVITRIFPPDGRGAAMGLWGATAGVATLVGPILGGVLVDGLGWEWIFFINVPIGIVGFILAWRFVPSLTTHPHRFDIPGVVLSAVGLFLLVFGIQEGETYDWGTITGPVTVWGLIISGIVVLALFVGWQAANKGEPLLPLGLFRDRNFSLANIGITTVGFAVTAFGLPLIFYYQIVRDMTPTQSALMMAPMALISGGLAPLVGRIIDRVNTRYITSTGLLLMAVALFWNSALMHPDTPVWLFLLPSAVLGFANAGIWAPLSSTATRNLPMRQAGAGAGVYNTTRQIGAVLGSAAIAVLMQARLAAELPAAGAPGGSGGSESASFGGQLPEVLHEGFSTAMGQSIMLPAAVIVLGAAVALFFARPKAVQGWGGQRPAAGQDAEATTR; this comes from the coding sequence TTGGAGAACGTAAGCAGGCCTTGGCCCGCACTCTGGTCCCTTGTCATCGGGTTCTTCATGATCCTGATCGACACCACGATTGTTTCGGTCGCCAACCCGCGCATCATGGAGGGGCTGGACACGGACATCAACGCCGTCATCTGGGTCACCAGTGCCTATCTGCTGGCCTATGCGGTGCCGTTGCTGATTACCGGCAGGCTCGGTGACAGGTTCGGGCCGAAGCGGCTGTACCTGGCCGGCCTCGTGGTCTTCACCCTTGCGTCGCTGTGGTGCGGTCTGTCCGGCACCGTCGGAATGCTTATCGCCGCACGCGTCCTGCAGGGCCTCGGCGCTGCCTTGATGGCCCCGCAGACCATGGCCGTGATCACCAGAATCTTCCCGCCGGACGGGCGCGGCGCCGCCATGGGACTGTGGGGTGCCACCGCCGGCGTGGCCACGCTCGTCGGACCCATCCTGGGCGGCGTGCTCGTGGACGGCCTTGGCTGGGAGTGGATCTTCTTCATCAATGTGCCCATCGGAATCGTGGGTTTCATCCTTGCCTGGCGCTTCGTTCCGTCCCTCACCACCCACCCGCACAGGTTCGACATCCCCGGCGTGGTGCTCAGCGCTGTCGGGCTTTTCCTGCTGGTGTTCGGCATCCAGGAAGGCGAGACGTACGACTGGGGCACCATCACGGGTCCGGTGACCGTGTGGGGATTGATCATCAGCGGCATCGTGGTGCTGGCGCTTTTTGTCGGCTGGCAGGCGGCCAACAAGGGTGAGCCCCTGCTACCGCTGGGCCTCTTCCGGGACCGCAACTTCTCGCTGGCGAACATCGGGATCACCACCGTGGGGTTCGCCGTCACCGCTTTTGGACTGCCGCTTATTTTTTACTACCAGATCGTGCGGGACATGACGCCCACGCAGTCTGCCCTGATGATGGCGCCCATGGCACTGATCTCCGGCGGGCTGGCGCCCTTGGTGGGCAGGATCATCGACCGGGTGAACACCAGATACATCACGTCCACCGGCCTGCTGCTGATGGCGGTGGCGTTGTTCTGGAACTCAGCCCTCATGCACCCGGACACCCCGGTGTGGCTGTTCCTGCTACCCAGCGCAGTGCTCGGCTTCGCCAACGCAGGCATCTGGGCACCTCTGAGTTCCACCGCCACCCGCAACCTGCCCATGCGGCAGGCGGGGGCCGGCGCGGGCGTCTACAACACCACGCGGCAGATCGGTGCCGTCCTCGGCAGCGCCGCCATTGCCGTGCTCATGCAGGCCCGGCTCGCGGCGGAACTCCCCGCTGCGGGGGCGCCTGGCGGATCAGGCGGCAGCGAGTCGGCTAGCTTCGGCGGCCAGTTGCCGGAGGTCCTCCACGAAGGCTTTTCGACGGCGATGGGCCAGTCGATCATGCTGCCTGCGGCTGTGATCGTACTCGGCGCCGCGGTGGCACTGTTCTTCGCCCGGCCCAAAGCCGTCCAGGGCTGGGGCGGCCAGCGGCCCGCCGCCGGCCAGGACGCGGAGGCGACAACGCGCTAG
- a CDS encoding ankyrin repeat domain-containing protein: MTDSTAPGDQAPQQPDEETLALAHTLFDAARNGETELLRSYLNAGAPATLTNSAGDSLLMLAAYHGFAETVQLILHHGGDANAANDRGQTPLAGAVFKGYSDVARVLLDAGADPDAGTPSARAAAQMFARADILELLG, from the coding sequence ATGACAGACTCCACCGCGCCCGGGGACCAGGCTCCGCAGCAGCCGGATGAGGAAACCCTCGCCCTGGCGCATACCCTCTTCGACGCCGCCCGCAACGGCGAGACCGAGCTGCTGCGCAGCTACCTCAACGCCGGCGCCCCGGCCACGCTGACCAACTCCGCAGGCGACTCGCTGCTCATGCTCGCCGCCTACCACGGCTTTGCCGAGACCGTGCAACTGATCCTTCACCACGGCGGTGACGCCAACGCTGCCAACGACCGCGGCCAGACCCCGCTGGCCGGCGCCGTTTTCAAGGGCTACTCGGACGTCGCCCGGGTGCTGCTTGACGCGGGAGCAGATCCTGACGCCGGCACCCCCTCTGCGCGCGCCGCCGCCCAGATGTTCGCCCGGGCCGACATCCTGGAATTGCTGGGCTGA
- the ygfZ gene encoding CAF17-like 4Fe-4S cluster assembly/insertion protein YgfZ, which yields MTTKSPLLSRPGAVEAGGADAGVASHYGEPLREQRALAAGTAVVDLSHRGVVTVTGPDRLSWLNTLSSQQVTNLQPGESSELLLLSVQGRIEFDARVVDDGGTTWLIVEAAEAGPLAEWLTRMKFMLRVEVADVSSDWAVVGSTKAVPEWAGLQVWQDPWPHVGAGGYAYSVVPEDTHPGAERPWFEYLVPAPELEQTVGDRKLAGVLSAEALRVAAWRPRLGAETDDKTIPHELDLLRTAVHLAKGCYKGQETIARVHNLGHPPRRLVFLQLDGSQHTMPAAGSEVRVGERKVGTVTSVAQHYEMGAIALAVIKRSVAADEILTVMDGDEPYTAAQEIIVAPDAGQVVGRQTGFLRGTHK from the coding sequence ATGACTACCAAGAGCCCTCTGTTGTCGCGCCCTGGCGCCGTTGAAGCGGGCGGCGCCGACGCCGGCGTCGCGTCCCACTACGGCGAACCGCTGCGGGAGCAGCGCGCCCTCGCGGCCGGGACCGCCGTCGTCGATCTTTCCCACCGCGGTGTGGTGACGGTCACCGGACCCGACCGCCTGAGCTGGCTTAACACGCTGTCCTCCCAGCAGGTCACCAATCTTCAGCCCGGTGAGTCCAGCGAACTGCTGCTCCTGAGTGTGCAGGGCCGCATCGAATTCGATGCGCGCGTGGTGGACGACGGCGGGACCACCTGGCTGATCGTCGAGGCGGCCGAGGCGGGTCCCTTGGCCGAGTGGCTGACCAGGATGAAGTTCATGCTCCGCGTCGAGGTGGCGGACGTCTCATCCGACTGGGCAGTGGTGGGATCCACCAAGGCCGTGCCCGAATGGGCTGGCCTGCAGGTGTGGCAGGACCCCTGGCCGCACGTCGGAGCGGGCGGGTACGCCTACTCCGTGGTTCCCGAGGACACCCACCCCGGGGCCGAACGCCCGTGGTTCGAATATCTCGTACCCGCGCCAGAGCTTGAGCAGACGGTGGGGGACCGCAAGCTCGCAGGCGTCCTCTCCGCCGAAGCCCTGCGCGTTGCCGCCTGGCGTCCGCGGCTCGGCGCCGAAACGGACGACAAGACCATTCCGCATGAACTGGACCTGCTGCGCACCGCCGTGCACCTGGCCAAGGGCTGCTACAAAGGCCAGGAGACGATCGCGCGCGTGCACAACCTTGGCCACCCGCCGCGGCGCCTGGTGTTCCTGCAGCTCGACGGTTCCCAGCACACCATGCCGGCCGCCGGCAGCGAGGTCCGGGTGGGGGAGCGCAAGGTGGGCACCGTGACGTCCGTGGCGCAGCACTACGAGATGGGCGCCATCGCATTGGCAGTCATCAAGCGTTCCGTCGCCGCGGATGAAATACTGACGGTTATGGACGGGGACGAACCGTACACAGCCGCGCAGGAAATAATCGTGGCGCCCGACGCCGGCCAGGTGGTCGGAAGGCAGACAGGATTCCTGAGGGGGACCCACAAATGA
- a CDS encoding flavodoxin family protein, with protein MDESQPPADYSDLKALYFNGTLKRSPETSNTEGLITVSRLIMEKQGVATRVIRTVDHDIASGVYPDMREHGWATDEWPELYPAVKDADIVVVAGPIWLGDNSSQTKKLIERLYAHSGQLNEKGQWAFYPKAGGCLITGNEDGIKHCSMNVLYSLQHIGFTIPPQADAGWIGPVGPGPSYLDEGSGGPESDFTNRNTTFMTWNLLHLARTLKDAGGIPAYGNLPEEWKAGTKFGFENPEYR; from the coding sequence ATGGATGAGTCCCAGCCCCCGGCTGACTACAGCGACCTCAAAGCCCTGTACTTCAACGGCACGCTCAAGCGTTCGCCGGAGACGAGCAACACCGAGGGCCTGATCACGGTGAGCCGGCTGATCATGGAGAAGCAGGGCGTGGCCACCCGGGTCATCCGGACTGTCGACCACGACATCGCCAGCGGCGTTTACCCGGACATGCGCGAGCACGGCTGGGCAACCGACGAATGGCCCGAGCTGTACCCGGCCGTCAAGGACGCGGACATCGTGGTGGTGGCCGGGCCCATCTGGCTGGGGGACAACTCCTCGCAGACCAAGAAGCTCATCGAGCGGCTCTACGCCCATTCGGGCCAGCTCAACGAGAAGGGCCAGTGGGCCTTTTACCCGAAGGCGGGCGGCTGCCTGATCACCGGCAACGAGGACGGCATCAAGCACTGTTCCATGAACGTCCTCTACAGCCTGCAGCACATCGGCTTCACCATCCCACCGCAGGCTGACGCCGGCTGGATCGGCCCCGTCGGGCCGGGACCCAGCTACCTGGATGAGGGTTCGGGCGGCCCGGAGAGCGACTTTACGAACCGGAACACCACGTTCATGACGTGGAACCTCCTGCATCTGGCCCGGACGCTCAAGGACGCCGGCGGAATTCCCGCCTATGGCAACCTTCCGGAAGAATGGAAGGCCGGAACCAAATTTGGTTTCGAAAACCCGGAGTACCGCTAG
- a CDS encoding FABP family protein yields MPIEIPTDLTPELVPLSWLIGEWEGRGRLGAGDEGSEHFLQHVSFTHNGLPYLQYRAESWLTDEDGTRLRPLTVETGFWALERKQLEADSGPGLVPGDIVPVLKSADEVEALRNKDGGFDISVSISHPGGISELYYGQIKGPQIQLSTDMVMRGSHSKDYSAATRIFGLVDGNLLWRWDVATGSPSASSAAAEPGNGLEAHASAFLNKVA; encoded by the coding sequence GTGCCTATTGAAATTCCTACGGACCTGACTCCCGAACTGGTTCCCCTGTCCTGGCTCATCGGCGAGTGGGAGGGCCGTGGCCGGCTCGGGGCCGGTGATGAAGGTTCAGAGCACTTCCTGCAGCATGTTTCCTTCACCCACAACGGTCTGCCGTACCTGCAGTACCGTGCGGAAAGCTGGCTTACCGACGAGGACGGCACCAGGCTCCGGCCGCTCACTGTTGAGACCGGTTTTTGGGCCTTGGAGCGCAAACAGCTGGAGGCTGACAGCGGCCCCGGCCTCGTTCCCGGGGACATCGTGCCGGTGCTGAAAAGCGCCGACGAGGTTGAGGCGCTCCGCAACAAGGATGGCGGCTTCGACATCTCAGTGTCGATCAGCCACCCGGGCGGCATCTCGGAGCTGTACTACGGGCAGATCAAGGGCCCGCAGATCCAGCTCAGCACCGACATGGTGATGCGTGGCAGCCACTCCAAGGACTACAGTGCGGCCACCCGGATCTTCGGGCTGGTCGACGGCAACCTGCTCTGGCGGTGGGACGTGGCCACCGGCAGCCCCTCGGCAAGCTCCGCGGCTGCTGAACCGGGCAATGGCCTGGAGGCCCACGCCTCGGCGTTCCTTAATAAGGTCGCCTGA
- a CDS encoding permease codes for MSTPRPAPEVSTPVAAGRTLQSWSIGVVGLAGLATLVASVFRTPDVLLAVAVLFALGIGVGWPHYLGIPAKKTLAAVIGLSGAGSAVAATFAAAPGYLNWTPGFIALGVTAVFLVQLVRGTGQAQRLESTLGCSVGVLLSCLGSGWIASARFNGVKEMVLVAGISAAVALFAGLIRWPDRIIAPLGITLAGLAGPLAGLVFSDITVLPAAVFGVVVGAVLVSFRRLVTLRGAPLNFPAALGMGLAPISAVGSLAYFIDKLLIS; via the coding sequence ATGAGTACGCCACGGCCTGCCCCCGAGGTGAGCACTCCTGTCGCTGCCGGCCGGACGCTCCAGTCATGGAGCATCGGAGTCGTTGGCCTGGCGGGCTTGGCCACGCTGGTGGCCAGCGTCTTCCGGACTCCGGACGTCCTCCTGGCGGTTGCCGTGCTTTTTGCCCTGGGGATCGGCGTCGGCTGGCCCCACTACCTGGGAATCCCCGCCAAGAAAACCCTCGCGGCCGTGATCGGACTGTCAGGGGCCGGCTCGGCCGTTGCGGCCACTTTCGCGGCCGCCCCCGGCTACCTCAACTGGACGCCCGGCTTCATTGCCCTGGGTGTCACCGCCGTCTTCCTTGTCCAGCTGGTGCGCGGCACCGGCCAGGCGCAGCGCCTCGAGTCGACACTCGGCTGCAGCGTGGGCGTCCTCCTCTCCTGCCTGGGCTCCGGCTGGATCGCCAGCGCCAGGTTCAACGGTGTCAAGGAGATGGTGCTGGTGGCCGGCATCAGCGCCGCCGTCGCACTGTTCGCCGGCCTCATCCGCTGGCCGGACCGGATCATTGCGCCCCTGGGCATCACCCTGGCCGGACTGGCCGGGCCGCTCGCCGGCCTGGTGTTCTCCGACATCACCGTTTTGCCCGCGGCCGTGTTCGGTGTGGTGGTCGGGGCGGTCCTGGTCAGTTTCCGCCGACTGGTGACCCTCCGGGGCGCTCCGCTGAACTTTCCGGCTGCCTTGGGCATGGGCCTGGCGCCTATTTCGGCGGTCGGTTCGCTCGCCTACTTCATAGACAAACTACTCATCTCCTGA
- a CDS encoding winged helix-turn-helix transcriptional regulator — MSHILLLTNSTGSSVDILPALELLNHRVHILPAEPTALLETDPCDIVLLDARKDLVGARSLTQLLKATGLSAPLVLILTEGGMAAVSSAWAVDDIVLDSAGPAEVEARIRLSIARAVPEQEEAPSEIRAAGVVIDEASYTARVNGAALNLTFKEFELLKYLAQHPGRVFTRQQLLTEVWGYDYYGGTRTVDVHVRRLRAKLGADHENLISTVRNVGYRLTLIRQQEDELTEA; from the coding sequence ATGTCGCACATCCTGTTACTGACCAACAGCACCGGGTCATCGGTGGACATTTTGCCTGCCCTGGAGCTTCTGAACCACCGGGTGCACATCCTTCCCGCCGAGCCCACCGCCCTGCTCGAGACTGACCCCTGCGACATCGTCCTCCTGGACGCGCGCAAAGACCTCGTGGGCGCCCGCTCCCTGACCCAACTCCTGAAGGCCACCGGCCTCAGCGCACCACTGGTGCTGATCCTCACCGAGGGCGGCATGGCGGCCGTTTCCTCAGCCTGGGCCGTCGATGACATCGTGCTCGACTCGGCTGGCCCCGCCGAGGTGGAGGCACGGATCCGCCTCTCTATCGCCCGGGCTGTACCGGAGCAGGAGGAGGCTCCCTCCGAGATCCGGGCCGCCGGCGTCGTTATTGACGAGGCGAGCTACACGGCGCGCGTCAACGGTGCGGCACTGAACCTGACCTTCAAGGAATTCGAACTCCTGAAGTACCTGGCGCAGCACCCCGGCCGGGTATTCACCCGGCAGCAGCTCCTCACCGAAGTCTGGGGCTATGACTACTACGGCGGCACCCGGACGGTGGACGTCCACGTCCGGCGGCTGCGCGCCAAGCTGGGCGCCGACCACGAGAACCTGATCAGCACAGTGCGCAACGTGGGCTACCGGCTCACCCTGATCCGCCAGCAGGAGGACGAACTCACCGAGGCGTAG
- the mshD gene encoding mycothiol synthase yields MSPAHPEKWPVLVIKGGVDEELLRDVRTLLAAAEESDGNPPISEQTLVTMRAADSGPHTLLTLALYAPDEESDPATAQDLAGFAVVVEEPDGTGVVEIAVHPSYRNQGVADRLVSTLKSSRGLDGLKAWSHGNHEAAADLAARYGYGPVRELWKMRLTTAAADLPDFGLPDGVSIRAFVPGKDEEAWLVANREAFAHHPEQGSLTRADLQARMDEPWFDPAGFLLAEGRDGRLLGYHWTKVHPRHGTHPAIGEVYVVGVTPAAQGMGLGKALTIAGIRHLQQQGLHAVMLYTDADNTPAVSLYRRLGFTRWDMDVMYGPVEGR; encoded by the coding sequence ATGAGTCCTGCGCACCCGGAGAAATGGCCCGTCCTTGTCATCAAGGGCGGCGTGGATGAAGAGCTGCTGCGGGATGTCCGCACCCTGCTGGCCGCCGCCGAGGAATCGGACGGCAATCCGCCCATTTCCGAACAGACCCTCGTGACCATGCGCGCGGCGGACTCGGGCCCGCACACGCTGCTGACCCTTGCCCTCTACGCCCCGGATGAGGAGTCGGACCCCGCCACGGCACAGGACCTGGCCGGTTTCGCCGTGGTCGTCGAGGAGCCGGACGGGACAGGCGTGGTGGAAATCGCAGTGCACCCCAGCTATCGGAACCAGGGCGTGGCAGACCGGCTCGTTAGCACGCTCAAGTCCTCGCGCGGCCTGGACGGGCTCAAGGCCTGGTCGCACGGCAACCATGAGGCCGCTGCGGACCTGGCGGCCCGGTACGGCTATGGCCCGGTTCGGGAACTGTGGAAGATGCGGCTCACCACCGCCGCCGCTGACCTGCCCGACTTCGGCCTTCCGGACGGCGTCTCGATCCGCGCGTTCGTGCCGGGCAAAGACGAAGAGGCCTGGCTCGTAGCCAACCGTGAGGCTTTCGCGCACCACCCGGAGCAAGGTTCCCTGACCAGGGCCGACCTGCAGGCCCGGATGGACGAGCCCTGGTTCGACCCCGCCGGCTTCCTGCTGGCGGAGGGCCGGGACGGGCGGCTCCTGGGCTACCACTGGACCAAAGTGCATCCGCGGCACGGGACACACCCTGCCATTGGCGAGGTGTACGTGGTGGGCGTAACGCCCGCCGCCCAGGGCATGGGCCTGGGCAAGGCGCTGACCATCGCCGGGATCCGGCACCTCCAGCAGCAGGGCCTGCACGCCGTCATGCTGTACACGGATGCGGACAACACTCCGGCCGTCTCTCTGTACCGGCGGCTGGGCTTTACGCGCTGGGATATGGACGTGATGTACGGGCCGGTTGAGGGGCGTTAA